ATTGGTATTTAAAACAATTAGGTGTTAATGCTGTTATAAGCGCGTTGGCCGGTTCAATTATTGTTGCATTACTGAGTGATTTTTTCTCAAAGTATTATAAACTGCCAGTGACCATATTTAATATACCTGGGATGTTTGCTTTAGTACCTGGATATTTATCTTATCAAACGGTTCGTAACTTAGTTACAGGAAATTATCAAATAGCTATTCATGCCGCTACCCAGGCTTTTATGGTAGGTGGTGCAATCGTCTTAGGGCTTTTTTTATCCGAGGTATTTAATCATAATATTCGTAATTTTAAACAAAAGAAAGAGAAAGATAAAAAAAATTTGCATAAAAAAAAGAAATTCTGAGTATTTCTCTTATGTACGATTATTTATATTAAAATGTTATTCATTAAACCAAATTGATTCAGCATTTTATATAAAAAACAGACTACAGTTATTTTTAATGTATAATTAAGTAAAGGATTAAGCAAAGTATTGCTTAATCCTTTTTTATGTTTCTATATATTAATCCACAGATCAATATTTCCGATAAACATATTGGTTCGCTGGTTTTTTTATCACCTGAGTTTCCATAACTTCCAAAGTAGGTAGATCTCTTCGTAAAGGTGGATAGTACTCAAAATGAATTTGCCCTTTTGCTTTTATCCATGTGTTATTTTTGAACTGTTGGTTATTCGGTAAATGGTTTAATAATCCATATACACCGGAATCAGCAATACAATGAATAATGCCAAAACGAAAAACAAAAACAGATGAAGTTAAATTTTTTGAAGAATTAAAAACAAATCCTGTATAAGATATTATCTTTCCAGCAAATTCACTTGGATAGTTATAAATTAATTCCATTATTTCCAAATAATTCTCATCAGTAATCATTA
The genomic region above belongs to Melissococcus plutonius ATCC 35311 and contains:
- a CDS encoding threonine/serine exporter family protein; the protein is MTIILIEITFSFIASVAFAIMVNVPRRSLIGCGLTGMAGWLVYWYLKQLGVNAVISALAGSIIVALLSDFFSKYYKLPVTIFNIPGMFALVPGYLSYQTVRNLVTGNYQIAIHAATQAFMVGGAIVLGLFLSEVFNHNIRNFKQKKEKDKKNLHKKKKF